The Aspergillus luchuensis IFO 4308 DNA, chromosome 7, nearly complete sequence genome has a segment encoding these proteins:
- a CDS encoding uncharacterized protein (CAZy:CE1;~InterPro:IPR000801,IPR029058): MTVIDKPDEVYPPIPVYGGRWTPPKRLLDCYNHMWIDTDVWELPENVTYELYSQPTRGPGPQGSYLVVLPPGYDDLDVNGERYPVLYWLHGGFSCSRHALWSLQFYARKMELGTMPKVILVAPQALPKGRWINSYDGSRRLGDIMRHDLVTAIDERYRTIRHPSARWLEGHSAGGYVAKHP; encoded by the exons ATGACTGTCATCGACAAACCAGACGAAGTCTATCCCCCAATCCCCGTATACGGTG GCCGGTGGACTCCGCCAAAGCGCCTTCTGGACTGCTACAACCACATGTGGATTGACACAGACGTGTGGGAGCTTCCAGAAAATGTTACATATGAGCTCTACAGCCAGCCAACGCGCGGTCCTGGACCCCAGGGCTCCTATCTGGTCGTCCTACCACCGGGCTACGATGACTTAGATGTAAACGGAGAGCGATACCCCGTACTCTACTGGCTACATGGGGGCTTTTCATGCTCCCGCCATGCGCTGTGGTCACTCCAATTTTATGCACGCAAAATGGAGCTGGGCACAATGCCCAAGGTGATTTTGGTCGCACCGCAG GCATTGCCAAAAGGTCGCTGGATCAACAGTTACGATGGCAGCCGCCGCCTTGGGGACATCATGCGCCATGATCTCGTCACAGCCATTGATGAGCGGTACAGGACCATTAGACATCCATCAGCGCGTTGGCTGGAGGGTCACTCAGCAGGAGGGTACGTGGCTAAACACCCATAG
- a CDS encoding uncharacterized protein (COG:S;~EggNog:ENOG410PRJN;~SECRETED:SignalP(1-25);~TransMembrane:2 (n6-17c25/26o260-280i301-322o)), with translation MASSRSFSGFISLLLLFQLSSFVYAAPWIVTADYQEVVTTERHYYATYTTTLIEQITPTVTSMPEAVSTATSLGSSNYYYYYNDDDDAEKDVTIIQQLYPTGVGSVVDDYDYDYGYGYDDDDVYHSTKFVVNMTYSAPTGCSSRWIQTTAVEVVPPTDIQDLLPRTAVATSISVDSVRPFQPTTYTIDIVYVDPTQLPTSSLESMSLYNRPTSLYTASSCAYTGSSGNGYYSGSSYYGYYGYDDGYNWFTDDYYMGITPLALTLILTLGWIGLWLILGFIEAWIRFRRLMMGWQTRRGLPVCWSLTILPFTLLLLCFFRKGYRARSDADGEVLRKRWKAMGFWTKLRLFFVWGFRYKYPPVLGPAPARVKTSKQPAKNPGPRLLEPSPSPSVAPQSRPGSASASTAAAAAAAAAPASTPADPEMAMVSPPQVTHPQETTVPPTTNTAPEAPPRRQDDEIGRAN, from the coding sequence ATGGCATCCTCACGTTCGTTTTCGGGATTCATCtcccttctgcttctgttccAACTCTCTTCCTTCGTTTATGCTGCCCCATGGATTGTCACTGCAGACTACCAGGAGGTGGTCACCACAGAAAGGCATTACTATGCAACGTACACCACCACTCTCATTGAGCAAATTACTCCCACCGTCACTTCCATGCCCGAGGCAGTCTCCACCGCTACCTCCCTCGGCTCCTcaaattactactattactacaacgacgacgatgacgccgAAAAGGATGTGACTATCATTCAACAACTTTACCCAACAGGCGTTGGGTCAGTGGTTGATGATTACGACTACGATTATGGCTATGGctatgacgacgatgacgttTACCACAGTACCAAGTTCGTTGTCAACATGACATATTCGGCGCCCACTGGTTGCTCGTCTCGCTGGATCCAAACAACAGCTGTTGAGGTTGTCCCGCCTACAGACATACAGGATCTGCTCCCACGCACGGCTGTTGCTACATCGATCTCGGTCGACTCTGTGAGACCTTTTCAGCCAACGACTTACACTATCGACATTGTCTACGTTGATCCCACGCAGCTCCCCACAAGCTCACTGGAGTCAATGAGTTTGTACAACCGGCCTACCTCATTGTATACTGCTTCTAGCTGTGCCTACACTGGCAGCAGCGGGAACGGGTACTACAGCGGCAGCTCGTACTACGGCTATTACGGCTATGATGACGGTTACAACTGGTTTACGGACGATTACTACATGGGTATCACGCCGCTGGCACTCACCCTCATCTTGACACTCGGCTGGATCGGCCTCTGGTTGATACTAGGTTTCATTGAGGCGTGGATTCGATTCCGCCGCCTGATGATGGGCTGGCAAACACGTCGCGGTCTCCCTGTCTGCTGGTCACTGACTATTCTCCCCTTCACCCTGTTACTGCTCTGCTTTTTCCGGAAGGGTTATCGGGCTCGCTCTGATGCAGATGGGGAGGTCCTTCGCAAGCGGTGGAAGGCAATGGGGTTCTGGACCAAGCTGcggctcttcttcgtctgggGATTTCGGTACAAGTACCCGCCGGTCCTCGGTCCTGCACCCGCCCGGGTCAAGACCAGCAAGCAGCCAGCAAAGAATCCTGGTCCTCGACTGTTGGAGCCTAGTCCCTCGCCCAGCGTGGCGCCACAATCGCGGCCGGGATCAGCCTCTGCATCcaccgctgctgctgctgctgctgctgctgctccggcTTCTACCCCGGCTGATCCCGAAATGGCGATGGTTTCTCCCCCCCAAGTCACACACCCACAAGAGACCACTGTGCCACCAACGACGAATACTGCCCCGGAAGCGCCACCTCGTcgccaggatgatgagattgGTCGGGCGAACTAA
- a CDS encoding MFS transporter (COG:G;~EggNog:ENOG410PFE6;~InterPro:IPR020846,IPR011701,IPR036259;~PFAM:PF07690,PF00083;~TransMembrane:12 (i55-76o88-109i121-140o146-168i180-201o207-229i284-303o323-342i362-381o387-409i421-443o455-475i);~go_function: GO:0022857 - transmembrane transporter activity [Evidence IEA];~go_process: GO:0055085 - transmembrane transport [Evidence IEA]) has protein sequence MGASDTLANPDLEKGQPPATLQPTELHPDNVVDYDGPDDPENPFNWPRWKKGRQLVLMAFNTFITPLASSMFAPGVEDVMIDFHSTSTMLASFVVSVYVLGYMIGPFFIAPLSEIYGRVPLYHACNILFLIFTIACAVAQTMPQLIVFRLLAGTAGVCPLTIGSGTVADMVPKEKRAGIMAIWAMGPILGPVVGPVAGGFLAEAEGWRWVFWVIAIATAVMSILCMIWYRETYAPVILERKAARLRKATGNPNLRSVHDRGQQARELLLIALARPLKLLVKSPIVLLMVLFAAITYGYLYLMFTTITSIFEDVYHFSPGVAGLAYLGFGVGCLIGLVICGAVSNHIARTHSAKGCFTPESRLPPMVFGCWAIPIGLFWYGWAAKAQTHWIVPILGTGVFAIGLMTVFMSASTYLVDSYLRYAASVTAANTGLRSLVGALLPLAGPSMYDALGLGWGNSLLAFIALVMCACPLFFWRYGARIRTHPRFQVKL, from the exons ATGGGTGCATCCGATACCCTCGCCAACCCTGACTTGGAAAAGGGTCAGCCGCCCGCGACTCTGCAGCCTACCGAACTGCATCCAGACAACGTCGTAGATTATGATGGCCCCGATGACCCCGAAAACCCATTCAACTGGCCTCGCTGGAAAAAAGGCCGCCAGTTAGTTCTCATGGCGTTCAACACCTTTATCAC ACCCTTGGCTTCCTCCATGTTCGCCCCCGGAGTGGAGGACGTTATGATCGATTTTCATTCCACCAGTACCATGCTCGCCTCCTTCGTGGTGTCTGTCTATGTCCTGGGATATATGATCGGCCCTTTTTTCATCGCCCCGCTCTCGGAGATTTATGGTCGGGTGCCCCTCTATCATGCATGCAACATCCtgttcctcatcttcaccatcgccTGCGCCGTAGCCCAAACCATGCCACAGCTGATCGTCTTTCGTCTCCTGGCTGGTACCGCTGGTGTTTGCCCCCTCACCATCGGCTCAGGCACCGTGGCCGACATGGTTCCCAAGGAGAAGCGCGCCGGTATCATGGCCATCTGGGCCATGGGGCCCATCCTCGGCCCCGTGGTAGGACCGGTAGCTGGTGGCTTCCTCGCCGAAGCTGAAGGCTGGCGCTGGGTGTTTTGGGTGATCGCGATCGCT ACCGCAGTAATGAGTATTCTGTGCATGATTTGGTATCGCGAAACCTATGCCCCCGTCATTCTGGAGCGGAAAGCGGCCCGGTTACGCAAGGCTACGGGCAATCCCAACCTACGTTCGGTCCATGACCGTGGCCAGCAGGCGCGTGAGCTCCTTCTGATCGCATTGGCTCGCCCGCTTAAGCTCCTCGTCAAATCGCCCATTGTCCTCCTCATGGTGCTCTTTGCCGCCATCACCTATGGGTACTTGTACCTGATgttcaccaccatcacctccatcTTCGAGGACGTCTATCATTTCTCCCCAGGCGTCGCAGGCCTGGCATATCTGGGATTCGGTGTGGGCTGTCTGATTGGGCTCGTCATCTGTGGCGCCGTTTCCAATCACATTGCGCGCACCCATTCGGCCAAGGGGTGTTTCACCCCAGAATCACGCTTGCCGCCCATGGTCTTCGGCTGTTGGGCCATCCCCATCGGCTTGTTTTGGTACGGCTGGGCAGCCAAGGCGCAAACGCACTGGATCGTGCCCATCCTCGGCACTGGTGTCTTTGCCATTGGCCTGATGACCGTCTTCATGTCGGCCAGTACCTATTTGGTCGACTCCTACCTCCGCTACGCCGCCTCGGTGACGGCCGCCAACACGGGTCTACGATCGCTGGTTGGGGCCCTGTTGCCCTTGGCTGGACCTTCCATGTACGATGCCCTGGGCTTGGGATGGGGCAATTCTCTTCTCGCCTTCATTGCGCTCGTGATGTGTGCGTGTCCGCTGTTCTTTTGGCGGTACGGGGCACGCATCCGGACGCACCCTCGATTTCAGGTCAAGTTGTAA
- a CDS encoding GFA family protein (COG:S;~EggNog:ENOG410PSV3;~InterPro:IPR011057,IPR006913;~PFAM:PF04828;~go_function: GO:0016846 - carbon-sulfur lyase activity [Evidence IEA]): MSFFPTPTSEQSMHKGNCHCGAVSFRFSLSPPLSEYPVVDCNCSICSKNGYLLVYPSLQDFTLESGDETTRTYQFGRRQAKHEFCGTCGSSCFIRLVAEDAPPIIAVNVRLLKDCDLDKLNYKKVDGRSF, encoded by the exons ATGTCCTTCTTCCCTACCCCAACATCAGAGCAGAGCATGCACAAAGGCAACTGCCACTGCGGCGCTGTGAGCTTCCGCTTTTCGCTGTCTCCGCCTCTGTCCGAATATCCTGTCGTCGACTGCAACTGCTCTATCTGCAGCAAAAATGGGTACCTGCTCGTGTACCCCTCGCTCCAAGACTTCACCCTTGAGAGCGGCGACGAAACAACCCGGACGTACCAATTTGGCCGGCGTCAGGCGAAGCACGAGTTTTGTGGGACCTGCGGGAGCAGTTGTTTCATCCGGCTGGTGGCAGAGGACGCGCCACCAATCATAGCAGTTAAT GTCCGTTTGCTGAAGGACTGTGATCTGGACAAACTAAATTACAAAAAAGTTGATGGAAGGTCTTTCTAA
- a CDS encoding class II fructose-bisphosphate aldolase (COG:G;~EggNog:ENOG410PPJ5;~InterPro:IPR000771,IPR013785;~PFAM:PF01116;~go_function: GO:0003824 - catalytic activity [Evidence IEA];~go_function: GO:0008270 - zinc ion binding [Evidence IEA];~go_function: GO:0016832 - aldehyde-lyase activity [Evidence IEA];~go_process: GO:0005975 - carbohydrate metabolic process [Evidence IEA]): MAVIRAAERAHSPAIIQLFPWTMHFQGAHFIRFVVAAAHAASVPIAVHLDHCIEPDDIDFALTLPFDSIMIDGSSMDEAENVALCASTVARAHECGMAVEVELGRIEGGEDGLPNMDLGSVMTRPSDARVFLEATQADFLAPSFGNVHGGYGVVGAEGCWDLELLQQIEEAVPSTPLVLHGTHPVSDELFLRAIECGMSKVNVNRTVRDNYTAFVAENAGKLELTVLKVRAVEIYAESVERVMKLFGSAGKA, from the exons ATGGCAGTCATCCGCGCCGCCGAGCGCGCGCACAGCCCCGCCATAATCCAACTCTTCCCCTGGACTATGCACTTCCAGGGCGCACACTTCATCCGCTTCGTCGTCGCTGCTGCGCATGCCGCTTCCGTCCCCATCGCTGTGCATCTAGATCACTGCATCGAACCCGATGACATTGATTTCGCTCTCACACTCCCCTTTGATTCGATAATGATTGATGGGTCCAGCATGGATGAGGCTGAGAATGTCGCGCTCTGCGCGAGCACGGTAGCCAGGGCGCATGAGTGCGGTATGGCGGTCGAGGTTGAATTAGGGCGGATTGAGGGTGGCGAGGATGGCCTTCCTAACATGGACCTAGGCAGTGTGATGACGAGGCCTAGCGATGCACGGGTGTTCCTGGAGGCGACTCAGGCGGACTTTTTGGCGCCCAGCTTTGGGAATGTGCATGGGGGCTACGGGGTTGTGGGAGCGGAGGGATGTTGGGATTTAGAGCT GCTCCAACAGATCGAAGAGGCCGTCCCGTCCACTCCGCTCGTCCTGCATGGTACGCATCCGGTCTCGGACGAGCTTTTCCTCAGGGCAATTGAATGTGGCATGAGCAAGGTGAATGTTAACCGGACGGTGCGCGACAACTACACGGCGTTTGTGGCGGAGAATGCGGGAAAGCTGGAGTTGACGGTGCTCAAGGTACGGGCAGTTGAGATCTACGCTGAGTCGGTGGAAAGGGTGATGAAGTTGTTTGGCTCGGCAGGCAAGGCTTGA
- a CDS encoding Ldh family oxidoreductase (COG:C;~EggNog:ENOG410PK7G;~InterPro:IPR043144,IPR036111,IPR043143,IPR003767;~PFAM:PF02615;~go_function: GO:0016491 - oxidoreductase activity [Evidence IEA];~go_process: GO:0055114 - oxidation-reduction process [Evidence IEA]) — MSSTKQSRYYADPEKAKEFAAALLVKAGLDSEDARSMAECLVLADVRGVDTHGLARLPQYLDRVSNGRVNARPSIKITNKTPVVAHLDGDNGFGFVVATRGMDEAIKRAGIYGIGMVTVNHSNHFGMAATYVLQALKANMISLVFTNSAKQMPPFGGKETLLGISPFAAGAPSNTEVPYILDMAPSVVAKGKIRRAARRGEPIPLGWALDADGNPTTDANVALNGSMAPIGGPKGSGIAILMDIMSGVLAGAEFGGQVGDQYKDTKPQNVGHCFIAVKPDVIMSTEDFKARMDILAQRVHGVSPAPGFSEVLFPGEPEHRLGLQRRAEGIPYADAEKTLFADAAKQYGVPELPLSDCPLALR; from the exons ATGTCCTCCACTAAACAGTCACGTTATTACGCCGATccggaaaaagcaaaggagTTCGCGGCTGCGCTCCTCGTTAAAGCAGGCCTCGATTCAGAGGACGCACGCTCGATGGCAGAGTGCTTAGTCCTGGCCGATGTCCGCGGTGTC GATACCCATGGTCTTGCAAGGCTTCCGCAGTACCTTGATCGCGTTAGCAACGGCCGGGTCAACGCCCGGCCAAGCATCAAGATCACCAACAAAACCCCCGTAGTTGCACACCTGGACGGAGATAACGGCTTTGGCTTCGTCGTCGCAACTCGCGGTATGGACGAAGCTATCAAGCGTGCAGGAATCTATGGCATCGGAATGGTAACGGTCAACCACTCCAATCATTTTGGCATGGCAGCAACATACGTCCTCCAAGCACTCAAGGCAAATATGATCTCGCTTGTCTTCACCAATTCCGCCAAGCAGATGCCCCCTTtcggagggaaagaaacgCTCCTCGGTATCTCTCCGTTTGCTGCCGGTGCTCCGTCAAACACGGAGGTGCCATATATTCTTGACATGGCGCCCTCTGTTGTTGCCAAGGGAAAGATCCGACGCGCTGCACGCCGTGGTGAGCCTATCCCTCTGGGCTGGGCCCTAGATGCAGATGGGAACCCGACAACGGACGCAAATGTCGCCTTAAATGGCAGCATGGCGCCAATTGGAGGGCCGAAGGGATCCGGTATTGCGATTCTTATGGACATTATGTCGGGCGTTTTGGCAGGCGCCGAGTTTGGCGGACAGGTTGGAGACCAGTATAAGGATACGAAGCCCCAGAATGTAGGCCACTGCTTTATTGCTGTCAAGCCCGATGTCATCATGAGCACGGAGGATTTCAAAGCTCGAATGGATATACTTGCGCAACGTGTGCACGGGGTTAGTCCGGCGCCCGGATTTTCGGAGGTGCTGTTTCCTGGGGAGCCCGAGCACCGGTTGGGGTTGCAAAGGCGGGCTGAGGGCATTCCCTATGCGGATGCGGAAAAGACTCTTTTCGCTGATGCCGCAAAGCAGTATGGTGTCCCAGAACTACCACTATCGGATTGTCCGCTAGCATTACGTTGA
- a CDS encoding Dabb family protein (COG:S;~EggNog:ENOG410PX9Z;~InterPro:IPR011008,IPR013097;~PFAM:PF07876) — protein MTIVHMVMFKFRSDVTAAHKETFARELKKLKDMDCVKGHRLVVGGPSMTDPIERSKGFEFALLSFHESLADLEKYQASKEHHWVTSTYMFPYKEDLVRFDFEVSPEDEYMFLFSQ, from the exons ATGACAATCGTGCACATGG TGATGTTCAAGTTCCGCTCCGATGTAACTGCGGCGCATAAAGAGACCTTCGCTCGAGAACTCAAAAAGCTCAAAGACATGGACTGCGTGAAAGGACATCGACTAGTCGTGGGAGGGCCCTCAATGACCGACCCCATTGAACGAAGCAAGGGGTTCGAGTTTGCGCTTTTGAGCTTTCATGAGTCTCTTGCAGACCTAGAGAAGTATCAGGCAAGCAAGGAACACCACTG GGTTACAAGCACGTATATGTTTCCATACAAGGAAGACCTGGTCCGTTTTGACTTTGAAGTTTCGCCGGAGGACGAGTACATGTTTTTGTTCTCACAGTAA
- a CDS encoding uncharacterized protein (COG:G;~EggNog:ENOG410PHFT;~InterPro:IPR020846,IPR011701,IPR036259;~PFAM:PF07690;~TransMembrane:10 (i46-63o87-109i116-136o142-164i176-197o209-232i281-301o313-335i347-365o371-392i);~go_function: GO:0022857 - transmembrane transporter activity [Evidence IEA];~go_process: GO:0055085 - transmembrane transport [Evidence IEA]) — MEHKSVEHTELVSSGKSGLEPDRLTPARTMTPEQFALAEKRLKKKLDMRLLLCVWIIFVMNYLDRNNISAAKIAGIEGSLGLSSTHYATAVALLFAGYVLMQIPSNILLANLRPSLYIPSVMVIWGMLSALVGAVHNAAGLYALRFLLGFVEAAFYPGALFLISSWYKRSEMGVRSAFLFSGSQLGSAFSGLIGAGITSGLDGARGLESWRWIFIIEGSATIFIALMAFFILPNYPSNTPWLTQEERAVAEWRLIADAGQVDEDDERWSYGFQMAFSDWRLYAFALSFLCIQVASATSNFFPAVVKTLGFSTVNTLLLTVPPYMVALVISIANNWSADRLRNSSFHAIWPLSVAIAGFVIAAATLNTGARYFAMILMVAGGHGSNAVVLAWTQKTMLRPRIKRASAVAFVNAFGNLSQVHTNLLTFSERIK; from the exons ATGGAGCACAAATCCGTCGAGCATACCGAGCTTGTCAGTTCAGGCAAAAGTGGTCTCGAGCCTGACCGACTAACGCCTGCCCGGACAATGACTCCCGAGCAATTTGCCCTGGCAGAGAAgaggctgaagaagaaactgGATATGCGTCTTTTGCTCTGTGTCTGGATTATTTTCGTGATGAATTACCTGGATCGA AACAACATATCCGCTGCAAAGATAGCCGGCATTGAGGGCTCCCTTGGCCTAAGCAGCACGCACTATGCTACGGCCGTGGCTCTGCTTTTCGCTGGTTACGTGCTGATGCAAATCCCATCCAATATTTTACTGGCCAACCTACGCCCTTCACTCTACATCCCGTCCGTTATGGTCATCTGGGGCATGCTCTCTGCGCTGGTAGGAGCCGTCCACAACGCAGCCGGTTTGTATGCTCTCCGGTTCCTGCTTGGGTTTGTTGAGGCAGCGTTTTATC CCGGCgcgctcttcctcatctcatcctggtATAAGCGTTCCGAAATGGGAGTACGTAgcgcctttctcttctccggcTCCCAGCTGGGAAGCGCATTCTCCGGCCTTATCGGCGCCGGCATTACGAGCGGTCTAGACGGGGCCCGAGGGCTCGAATCATGGCGCTGGATCTTTATCATTGAGGGCTCAGCAACCATTTTTATTGCTCTTatggccttcttcatcctcccaaACTACCCCTCGAATACCCCATGGCTAACCCAGGAAGAGCGCGCCGTCGCCGAATGGCGCCTAATTGCGGATGCCGGTCaggttgacgaagatgatgaacgCTGGAGCTACGGATTCCAGATGGCTTTTAGCGACTGGCGGTTGTACGCCTTCGCGCTCAGTTTTCTTTGCATCCAAGTCGCGAGTGCGACGTCCAACTTTTTTCCCGCCGTCGTTAAGACGCTAGGTTTTAGCACTGTTAATACCTTGCTGCTTACTGTCCCACCCTACATGGTAGCCCTAGTCATCTCTATAGCTAATAATTGGTCTGCTGATCGGCTTCGCAATTCGTCCTTTCACGCTATCTGGCCACTTTCAGTTGCGATTGCCGGTTTTGTTATTGCGGCCGCTACGCTAAACACGGGCGCGAGGTACTTCGCCATGATTTTGATGGTAGCCGGGGGGCATGGCTCGAACGCTGTCGTGCTGGCCTGGACGCAGAAAACAATGCTTAGGCCTAGAATTAAGCGGGCGTCGGCTGTGGCATTTGTTAATGCCTTTGGGAACCTTTCGCAAGTACATACCAACCTCCTTACCTTCAGCGAACGAATCAAATAA
- a CDS encoding uncharacterized protein (COG:G;~EggNog:ENOG410PHFT;~TransMembrane:1 (o22-47i)) has protein sequence MPTVLLQIFSSYFYPDSSAPRYVTAMAANSAFSLGAIVLALFMRFVLRRANRRIDRGETTVTEEMRGHSKREIAGVSDEERIARREGFRYIA, from the coding sequence ATGCCAACAGTGCTTTTgcagatcttctcctcgtacTTCTACCCCGACAGCTCCGCTCCGCGGTACGTGACCGCCATGGCAGCGAACTCAGCCTTCTCACTCGGTGCGATTGTGCTAGCGCTATTCATGCGATTCGTTCTCCGTCGCGCTAATCGGCGCATCGATAGGGGGGAGACAACCGTgacggaggagatgagagGTCACAGCAAGAGAGAGATCGCTGGTGTCTCTGATGAAGAGCGCATTGCGCGAAGGGAGGGGTTCCGATACATTGCCTAG
- a CDS encoding RraA family protein (COG:H;~EggNog:ENOG410PM39;~InterPro:IPR005493,IPR036704;~PFAM:PF03737), with protein MTPTSNSRDIIERLKQWGACDVADGLSKLKHPDGGFLEGLTLYSPDYQAGETKIVGQAFTVKFVPKDDQAAPRLGGNYIDMVPPGVVIVISQPLPQVNAVYGGLMTLRAQAVGAAGVVIDGRVRDLGEHRALKFPLFARYAGTTAGGAVCRPSEVNVPVRLHSEHQEAWINPGDYIVADLNGVVRVPRETVEEVLDVIPEIVEADRKCAEGIRAGRSVQDVFKEFRGR; from the exons ATGACTCCTACGAGCAATTCACGAGATATCATCGAGCGTCTCAAGCAATGGGGCGCTTGCGAC GTTGCCGACGGCCTCAGCAAACTAAAACACCCAGACGGAGGGTTCCTCGAAGGCCTCACCCTCTATTCACCAGATTACCAAGCCGGAGAGACCAAGATCGTTGGCCAAGCATTTACGGTGAAATTCGTGCCAAAAGACGACCAAGCTGCGCCGAGACTCGGTGGAAACTAT ATTGATATGGTCCCACCCGGAGTTGTGATTGTGATATCCCAGCCCCTCCCACAGGTAAACGCCGTCTATGGTGGGCTGATGACGCTGCGGGCACAGGCGGTAGGTGCAGCGGGGGTAGTGATTGACGGACGTGTACGAGATTTAGGAGAGCACCGAGCCCTAAAATTTCCT CTGTTCGCCAGATATGCCGGCACAACAGCTGGCGGGGCAGTCTGTCGGCCTTCTGAAGTAAACGTTCCCGTGCGGCTGCACTCTGAACATCAGGAGGCTTGGATTAACCCGGGTGATTACATTGTGGCCGATTTGAATGGAGTTGTGCGTGTGCCAAGGGaaacggtggaggaggtgcttGATGTTATTCCGGAAATTGTGGAGGCCGATCGGAAGTGTGCAGAGGGGATTAGGGCGGGAAGGAGTGTACAAGATGTCTTCAAGGAGTTTAGGGGGCGGTAA